GCCGACCAAACCGGTCTGACCCCAAGTGGCGTGAACGGTGAGGTCGCCGAAGGTCTGCGGGTTCCGGTGATCGCGGTGGGTTCGCACGACACCGCGTCCTCTGTGGTTGCTGTGCCGGCGGCCGAAGGCGAGAACTTCGCCTACATCTCCTCGGGCACCTGGTCTCTGGCCGGGCTGGAACTGCCGGAGCCGGTGCTCACCGAGGAAGCCCGCCAAGCGAACTTCACCAACGAGGGCGGCGTCGACGGCCGCACGCGGTTCCTCAAGAACGTCATGGGCCTGTGGATCCTCCAGGAGTGCCTGCGAGTCTGGGGGACCGACGACCTCGTCGCGCTGCTCGACGAGGCTGCGGAAACGCCGGCGTTCGGCGTACTGATCGATCCCGACGATCCAGCCTTCCTCGCCCCAGGCAACATGCCGGCGCGGATCGACGAGTTCTGTGCGCGGACCGGGCAGGACAAGCCGGCGACCCGTGCGGCGACTGTGCGGTGCGTGCTGGAGAGTCTCGCGCTGGCCTACCGGCGGACGCTGCGCAGTGCGCGGGAGATCGCCGGTCGTGAGATCGACGTGGTGCATGTGATCGGTGGGGGCTCGCAGAACGAGTTGCTCTGCCAGTTGACCGCGGACGCCTGCGGAGTGCCGGTGCTCGCCGGTCCCGTCGAGGCGTCCGCACTGGGCAACGTGCTGGTCCAGGCACGCGCCCTAGGGGAACCGTTGCCGGATCTGGGCGCGATGCGCGCGCTGGTCCGTGCGACCCATCGTCTGCGGCGGTATGCGCCGCAGGGTAGACCGGCCGACTGGGACGCCGCCGAGTCCCGGGTGTTCGGAACCAGGTGATCCGATGACCGCCCTGCACAACGAGACCCTCGCCCACCCGGACCTGAGGGACCACAACCTGCTGCCCTCCAACGACCTCAACCAACTGCTGCCGCGGGGACTGAGCTCCGAAGACCTGCGGCTGTTCCGCCTGATCGCGACCGGCTTGCCGATCGAAGCAGTCGCCCGCCGGCTCGACCTGTCCGAACGGACCGTCCGACGCCGGACCCGCGCTGCGTGCGACCGGCTCGGGTTCGGAACCGCCATCGAAGCCATCGTCTGGGCAGCACACCGCGGCCTGCTCTGACCCCGCCCACCCAACCCACCGCACCACCCGTACGAAGTGCTTCGTCTCCCCTGTAGATCGCCCCGTCTCTGTGAGGAGTTCGCCCATGTCGTTCCGTTCTCGGCTCGGCCCGCTGGTGGCTGCCGTGCTGTTGCTGACCCCGCTGGTTCCCGCGACCGGCTCTCCGCCCGACCCGAAAGGTTCCGCCATCCAGGTCCTGAACCTGAAGACCAACAACCTCACCGACCCACTCGGCGTCGCCGGTACGCCGCCACGCCTCAGTTGGCAGCTCGACGGCCAGCGGCGCGGTATTGCCCAAAGCCGGTACGAGATCCACGTGTCGAAGGACTCGGCCAAGGGCTCGTCCGCCGCGGCCTCCGACCCGACCCAGGAGGAATCGGGCAAGGCTGGTGGCGCCTCTCGGCCGGACGTCTGGGACAGCGGCGTGGTCCGATCAGACCAGTCCGTCGAGGTCCCGTACGGCGGGCCCGCGCTGACCGCCTACACGGCGTACCGCTGGACCGTTCGCGTATGGGACGAGCGGGGCCGCGCCTCCGCCTGGTCTTCGGCCGCGACGTTCGAGACCGGACCGCTGCAGCCGGCGGACTGGCAGGGCGAGTGGATCGGCGCCGACAACCAGCCGGGCGCCGAGTGGACCGATACGACGATCGACGCGGACGTGACCCTGGTGAAGGACGCGCTCGGCGTCTTCTTCCGCGGCCGCGGCGGTCTCGGCTACATGTGGCAGCTCAACCAGCTCACCCCCGACAAACCCGTGCTCCGCCCGCACGTCCGGCAACCAGGCGGCGGCTACGTCCTGCTCGGCGAGATCCCGCTCCCTGCGGGCACTGACCTCAAACAGCAACACCACCTCCGCATCACCACCTCCGGCCAAACCATCACCACCTGGCTAGACGACGTGCAGATCGACACCCGTGAGCGCTCCGACCACAACGCGCCCGGCGTGGTCGGGTTCCGCACGAACGGTGAGGAAGACGGCATCGTCCACAGCCTGAAGGTGACTGGCGCAGGCGGCGAGGTGCTCGTCGACACCAAGTTCCCCACCGGCGACCAGACCTTCCCGGACGGAACGGTCCGCCCGCAAGGCGGTCTGCAGGTCAAGGGCAACACCGACCTCTGGCTGCCCGGCAAACCCATCCCGGTGTTCCAGAAGCAGATCTCCTTGCCCAAGGCAAAGAAGATCCGATCGGCGCGCATCCACGCGGCAGCCCAGGGCATCTATGAGCTCAACCTCAACGGCCGCAAGGTCGGTGACCAGGAGCTGGCCCCGGGCTGGACCGACTACGCCCGCCGGATCCAGTCCCAGAGCTACGACGTCACCAAGCAGCTGAAGTCTGGCGCGAACACGTTCGGCGCCGAGGTCGCCCCGGGCTGGTACGCGGGCAACCTGGCGATGTTCGGCGCGAACAAGTACGGCAGCGACACCGCGTTCATCGTCCAGCTCCGGGTCACGTACACCGACGGTTCGAGCGACGTGTTCGCGACCGACTCCAGCTGGCAGACCGCGCCCGGCGCCGTACGGGTTGCCGATCTGCTCAACGGGGAGAGTCGCGATGCGCGGCGTACGGCGTACGAGTGGACGCCGGTGCAGGTCCGGCCGAGTGCGACGAGCAAACTGGTCCCGCAGACCGATCAACCGGTCCGGGTCACGCAGTTGCTGAAGGCCAAGGCGATCCCGTCGCCGACGGCCGGCGTGTACCTGTACGACCTCGGCCAGAACATGGTCGGCGTCTCCCGGCTGACGCTGCGGGGATCGCCGGGGCAGACCGTCAAGATCCGGTACGGCGAAGTGCTCAACCCCGACGGCACGCTCTATACCGACAACCTGCGGTCGGCGAAGGCGACGGACCACTACACGTTCGCGACCAACCGGCTGGAGACGTACCAGCCGCGCTTCACCTTCCACGGCTTCCGGTACATCGAGGTCAGCGGTGTCGCGATGGCGCCTCCGGCCAGCGCGATCGTCGGCGTCGTGCTGGGGACGGACGGCGAACAGACCAACGAGTTCCGGACCAACTCGGCGTTGGTGAACCAGCTGCACAGCAACATCGTCTGGGGTCAGCGCGGCAACTTCCTCTCGATCCCGACGGACACGCCCGCACGCGACGAGCGGATGGGGTGGACCGGCGACATCAACGTGTTCGCGCGGACCGCTGTCTACAACCTCGACTCGCAGGCGTTCCTGACGAAGTGGTTGCAGGACCTCCGCGACACGCAGCGTGCGGACGGCGCGTACGCAAGTGTCGCGCCGACCGTGCCGAACGCGTTCGACGGCGGCATGGGCAACGCGGGCTGGGCCGACGCCGGGGTCAACGTGCCGTGGACGCTGTGGCAGGCGTACGGCGACACGTCGGTGATCCGGCAGCACTACGACTCGATGGCCCAGTACGTCGACTACCTGGTCGCCAGCTCGAACGGATTGATCCGGGGCGGTGGGGACTACGGCGACTGGCTGAACCTCGACGACCCGACTCCCGGCGAGCTGATCGGTACGTCGTTCATCGCCAAGGGCGCGCGGCAGCTGAGCCAGATGGCGGCGGCGATCGGGAAGACGGCCGACGCGGCGAAGTACCAGCAGGTGTACGAGGACGTGCGGGCGGCGTTCGCCGGCCGGTTCGTCGCGGCGGACGGGAAGGTCGGGTCGGACAGTCAGACCGGGTACATCCTCGCGTTCACGAGCGATCTCGTACCGGACGATCGGATCGCGGCGGCGGGCGAGCACTTCGCGGCGGCGATCCAGCGGCGGGACACGCATCTGTCGACCGGGTTCCTCGGGGTCGACGGGCTGCTGCCGGTGCTGACGAAGATCGGGCGCTCGGACCTGGCGTACAAACTGCTGCAGAACACGTCGTACCCGTCGTGGGGCTACGAGATCGGCAAGGGCGCGACGACGATCTGGGAGCGGTGGAACTCGATCAATCCCGACGGGACGTTCAACGACGTGGGGATGAACTCGTTCAACCACTACGCGTACGGCGCGGTGGGCGAGTGGATGTACCGGACGCTGGCCGGGGTGTCGGCGGCGGAGCCCGGCTACCGGAAGGCGCTGATCGCGCCGACGCCGGGTGACGGGATCACGTCGGCGGAGCTCGAGCACCGGACGCCGTACGGGGTGGTCGGGAGTCGGTGGAAGCAGGAGTCGGACGGGCGGTTCACGCTCGAGGTGCGGGTTCCGGCCAACACTACGGCGATCGTGAAGCTTCCTGGGTCGGCGGATCGGGTGACTGAAGGTGGTCGCGCTCTTCGCCAGGTGGAGGGGGTCAGCGGGGTTGTCGACGGGGCCGGTACGACGGTGACTGTTGCCTCGGGCCACTATCGGTTCAGCGTTCGTCCCTGAGTGGTGCGGGTCGCGTCCAGGACGGTGGGTTAGTCCTGGGCGCGACCCGGGTACCTGTGACGGCGAGTATCGAGCCGAGGAGGACTGATGGACGGAATGACCGTCCTGTGGATCGTCGTGGGCGTGGTCGTGGTGCTGCTTCTGCTGGTGGTGTTCACCGGTGCGGCCAAGAAGTCGCAGCTACGCAGCACCGAGCAGGCGGCGCGAGAACACGAACTACAGGTCCGAGCCGCGACAGCCCACCCGGACGACCCGCCGACGGAAGCCGGTGCGGCACCCGCGACAGGGCAGGCCCTTGCGGACGACCAGCGGGATTCTGGTGCGGCGGCAAGCGCCGAGCCGGTTCGCGCGACGACGCCGCACACGGCGACCTGGGGCGATGGTCTGGGTGAAGAGGCGGCGGCAACCAGTGCGCCGGCCCCGACGCCGTCCGACGATGTCAAGCGTTCGGTGCAGTCCGATGACGTCGAAGCTCCGGTGCAGTCCGATCGCGTCGAGCCGGTGATCGATGAGGAGGGCGACGGCTGTCCCTCCGACATGGACTCCGAGCACTTCGGTGGGGTGCTGGACGGCAAGCGTCCGGAATGAGAGACCAGAGTCCGAGGACCGCGGCTTCGAGGTAGCGAACTGCTCCCAGTGACAACCGAGCAGAAGCTCAGTCCGTGCGGAGGCGGTACCCCATGCCCCGGATGGTCTGGATCCGGTCGGGACCCAGCTTCTTACGCAGGTACCGGATATAAACGTCGACGACGTTCGACCCCGGGTCGAAGTCGAAGCCCCAGACCTGGGAGAGCAGCTGCTCCCGGGACAGGACCTGGTCAGGATGGCGGCAGAAGACCTCCGCCAGCAGGAACTCGCGGGCAGTGAGGTCGACGGTCCGGCCGTCGATCGAGGCGCGCCGGGTGCGGAGGTCGAGGCTGAGGTCACCGACCTGAAGAATCGTGGCATCCGCCGTACCGGAGCCGTCGCTGCGCAGGCGGAGGCGGACGCGGGCCAGCAGTTCCTCGAAGGCGAACGGTTTGGCGATGTAGTCGTCGGCGCCGCCTTCGAGTCCGGCGACGGTGTCGCGGATGCTGTCGCGGGCGGTGAGGATGACGACCGGCATGCTCACCCGCGCCTCGCGGAGCCGGCGCAGGACGGTGAAACCGTCGACCTTCGGCAGCCCGATGTCGAGCAGGAGCAGGTCGTACGCACCGCTGACCGCTTCCTGGTACGCCGACTCGCCGTCGGCGACGACGGTGGTGATGAACCCGTTGCTGCGCAGCCCGCGTTCGATGAAGGAGGCGATCCGGTCCTCGTCCTCGGCGATCAGAATCCGGTTCATCGTGAGCTCCCCTCGGTCGGTGTCCACGGCAGCACGAGCTCGAACCGCGCGCCCGGGGTGCCGTCGTCGGCCAGCTGGACTTCGCCGCCGTGGGCCTGGGCGATCGAGCGCACGATCGCCAGTCCGAGCCCGGCGCCGTCGGTCCGCACCTGATCGTTGCCCCGGGCAAATCTTTCGAAGATCCGCTCCCGGTCTCCGGGCGCCACGCCCTCCCCGGAGTCGGCGACCCACAGGTGAACATGCGCGCCCACAGGGCAGTCCTCAGCAGCACGCAGCAGATGCACGCGCGAGCCCAGCGCGATGCGATCGTCGGTCGTGGTGTGCCGTACGGCGTTGGAGACCAGCTGCATCAGCGCCTGGGTGAGGCGTTGGCTGTCGGCGACGACGGTGGTGTCCGCGGTTTCGTCGACGCGCCAGGTGCGGTCGGCCAGCGGGCGGGCCTTGGCGACGACCTCGATGATCAGTTCGGTCAGGTTGACCTCCTCGAGCTTGAGGAAGTCGGGGCGCCCACTCTTGGCCAGGACCAGCAGATCGTCGACCATCCGGTTCATCCGGACCAGCTCGTCGAGCACCAGGGCGCGGGTCTCCTCGCGGTCGACCGGGTCGTCGCTCATCAGTTCGAGGTGCCCGCGGATCACCGTGATCGGCGTCCGCAGCTCGTGCCCGGCGTTGTCGACGAACTCCCGCTGCGCGACGAACGCGACCTCCAGCCGGTCCAGCATCGTGTTGAACGTCCGGGCCAGCTGCGCCACATCATCGTTGCCCACGACATCGATCCGGCGGCGCAGGTCGGACTCGCCGATCTGCTCGGCGGTCGTCCGGACGCCGCGGATCGGCGCGAGCACCCGGCCGGTGACGATCCAGCACGCACCGGCCGCCATCGCCAGCGTGACCAGACCGATCAGCGCGAGCGCCTTCGTCGCGTCCTCGAGCGGTTGCGCCAGCAGGTCGCGGAACTCCAGCAGCACCAGCTGGGAACGCACCGGCTGCGAGCCGACCCGGACCGGAATCACGCCGTACCGGACCTTGCCGGCCGTGCTGTCCACCCACCCGTACTGCGGGGTGGTGCCGGCCGAGATCCGCTGGACGAACGCGAGGTCGGTGTCGAGGCGTGCCGGCGGAGTGCCGAGGCTGCGGTGGTACGCGCGTCCGTCGACGATCGTGAAGAACGCCTCGGAAGTGTCCGGGAGATTGGTTCGCAGCCAGAGGTCGAGCAGCTCCTCCGGGGTGTCGAGCGGACGGGCGGTGTCCGAGCCGACGTACGCGCGGAACTTGGTCGCCTCGTGGGTCAGTTCGGCGTCGGCGGACGCGTCGGAGCGCGCCGAGAGCAGCTGCCAGGTCAGGAAGACCACCGCGCCGACGGCCAGCGCGAGCACCGCCAGCATCCACCCGATGATCCGCACCCGCGCACTGACCCCGCTCCGCCGGGTCCGGCGCTCGCGATCTCCCGCGTCGCCATCACCCTCGCGGCGTCTCAGGAAGACCACCAAGGCTCAGTCATCGCCGTCCACGTCGTCGTCCAGATCGTCGTCGATGCCGTCGTCGTCCTGGTCGTCGTCATCGCCGGCCGTCCGCGGGCTGCCCGGCGTCACCGGGTCCGCGCCGGGCTTCGACGGGATCACGGTGGACGGCGCGACGGTCGGCCGCGTGGCCGGCGGCGTCCCGGGCGACGGGGGCGGCGAGGACGACGTACCCGAAGCCGGTACGACGACCGTGTCGCCCAGCCCCGGCGACGACCGGTCCGCAAGGTACTGGGTCAGCGCGAACCCGGCCACTGCCAGCACCACGGCAACCGCCAGGTAGATCAGGCGTGGAGATCGCATGTTCACAGCCTGCGATCCCTCCCGAAGAACCGCATGAGCCGAACATTACAGAATTCTCATCGAACCAAGGCCTAGATGAGGAACCGGAACTCCGGCGATCCCGGATCGATCCGCTCGATCGTCAACGGCGCCGCGTCCATCCGGTCCAGCAACCCGGCCAGATCACCCGGCCGCCCGATCTCGATCCCGACCAGCGCGACGCCGGTCTCCCGGTTGTTCCGCTTGACGTACTCGAACAGCGTGATGTCGTCGTCAATCCCGAGCACCTGGTCGAGGAACTGCCGCAGCGCGCCGGGCTCCTGCGGGAACGTCACCAGGAAGTAGTGCTTGAGCCCTTCGTGCACCAGCGACCGCTCGAGGATCTCGCCGTACCGGCTGACGTCGTTGTTCCCACCGGACAGCAGACACACCACCGTCTCGCCCGGTTTCACCTCGACTCCACGGCCCAAGGCAGCGGCGGACAAGGCGCCGGCGGGCTCGGCGATCAGGCCATCGGTCTGATAGAGCTCGAGCATCTCCGAGCAGACCAGGCCCTCCGGCACCGACGTCATCTCGACCTCAGCGGCAGCGACGAGCGGCAACGTGACCGCACCGACCCGCCGTACTGCGGCACCGTCGACGAAGCTGTCCAGCTGCTCCAACGTCACCGGCTCACCAGCAGCCAACGCAGCAGCCATGCTCGCCGCACCAGCTGGCTCCACCCCGACGATCCGTACGCCGGGGTGCCGCTCGGCCAAGTACGTCGCAACACCGGCGATCAATCCACCGCCACCCACCGGAACCACCAGTACGTCGGGCGCGTGGCCGAGCTGCTCGACGAGCTCGACCGCCAAAGTGCCTTGCCCCGCGACGGTTCGCGGATCGTCGAACGCCGGGACCAGCGTCGCCCCCGACGCCTCGCACTCGGCGAGCGCGGCGGCGGCCGCGTCGTCGTACGAGTCGCCGGTGATGATCACCTCGATCTGCGATCCACCGAGCGCGGCGATGCGGTCGCGCTTCTGGCGCGGCGTCGTCCGTGGCACGTAGACGCGGCCGTTGACGCCGAGCGTGTGGCACGAGTACGCGAGTCCCTGGCCGTGGTTGCCCGCGGAGGCGCAGACGACGCCGGCCTTCTTCTCCACGTCCGACAACTGGGCGATCAGGTTGTAGGCACCGCGCAGCTTGTACGACCGGCCGACCTGCAGGTCCTCGCGTTTCAGCCAGACGTCGGCGCCGGTGCGTGCGGAGAGTCGCGGGTTGCGTTGCAGCGGAGTCCGGAGCGCGACGCCGCCGAGCCGGCCGACGGCCTGCTCCACCGCCTGTGCGTCGACGATCGATCGAGCGACTGTTTCACTGCCCTGCATGACGTTCCTTCCCGTGCATCTGCACGTGATTCTCCACTTTTCCCGCAGCACAAGACGGCCTGCGTCCACACTACGGACGAGCGGACACCGTTGAGTTTCGGGTCCGTTTTTCATGCGTGAAAAGAGCTTCGGCTGGGCAGTCTAGTTCTCATACGCTCACTCGGTGTAACGGCCAGGGTCCTGGACGGGATGAGCCGAGTAAACCGGTCAACGGGGACTGGAGGGCAACGCATGGAACTGAATCCGTTCAGTCTGTGGGGAGACGCCCTGTGGTGTGGTCAGGAGGTCGTGCGGGAAGCCCCGCACGAGCAGGCGATTCGTGGCCTGTTTCCCGATCCCATCCCAGCGCGAGGAGCAGACCTGGACACCGCGGCGGATCTCGTCCCGGAACCGCACAACCGCTTCGACCCGCGCTCGATCGCTGTCCGGGTGCAGGGCAAGGTGGTCGGCTACCTGCCGAGGGACGATGCGCACCGGTACCACCCGGTGCTGTCAGAACTGGTGGCACAGGGTCTGCAACCGCAGGTCCCTTGCCACCTGTGGGTCAGTGAGTGGGAGCCGGCGGACTGGGAAGGCAAGGGCGACCAGGGCACCGAGTTCCACGCCAGTGTGGCGGTCGCACTGGGCCAGCCACACATGCTGGTTCCGGTCAATCTGCCACCGCCCGGGAGCTTCCACGTGCTGCCGCCGGGCAGCGGGATCGTGGTCCCGGGCAGCGAGGTGCATCCGGACGTGCTGGCACCGTTCTTCCGGCCGGAAGGCGAGTGCTGGGCGTACGGCACGATGCATGCCGTCGAGGAGGACGACGGCATCAACGACCGGCACCGGATGGTGGTCGAGATCCGGCTGGACGACGAAGCGGTGGGCCGGCTCAGTCCGCGGCTCAGCGCGGAGTTCCTGCCGGCCGTCCACTACCTCGCCGACATGCGGGCGGAGACGGCCGCCCGGGTCGCCGTACGCGGTGACCGATTCGCCTCGGAGGTGATCCTCTACGCGGCCCGGAGTCACGACCTGCCGGCCACCTGGCCGGACGGTCTGACCCGATCCCCAGTCGCTTCCCCTACCTGGCACTACTGGGCCGGTAAGGAGGCCAACTAGCCCACGGCGGACGCGCAGTACTCACCAATCAGTCAGGTGGTGGCGGGTACTGCGGGTCCACCAGGGGTGGTGGTCCGGGTGCTCAGAGCTTGGCGCCGATCAGTTGGTAGATGTCGTCGTGCGCGCCCGGCAGGTCGTCGTGGCCGAGGTCCGGGTAGGTGCGGAGCTCCTTCACGCCGGTGAGCTTGTTGTAGATCGCGTACTGCGTGGAGGGCGGGCAGGTCTGGTCCTCGAGGCCGGTGAACAGCGTGACCTCGGCCTGGATCCGTGGTGCCAGGTTCTGTACGTCGATGTAGCCGAGGGTCGTGAAGACCTCCTGCTCGCGCAGGTGCCGCGGGTCGCGCTTCTTGAACCAGGTGGTGATCTCGTCGTACGGGCCGCGCTCCAGGTTGAGCTCCCACGCGCGCTGGTAGTCGGTGAGGAACGGGTACACGCTGGCGGCGTACTTGATCTCCGGCGTGAGTGCGGCGCAGACCAGCGTCAGGCCTCCGCCCTGGCTCCAGCCGGTCGCCGCGACGCGGGAGGCGTCGACCTCGGGCAGCGCGCGGATGAGGTCGGCCAGCCGGCGGGTGTCGAGGAAGACGTGCTTGTAGAGCAGGCTGTCCGGCCCGCCGTCGAGGCCGTGGACCAGGTGGTTCTGCAGGCTGAAGGTGTTCGGCTCCTGGGACCCGGTGCGGAAGCCGACCTGCTCACGCACGTCCAGCGCCGCGACGGTGAAGCCGCGGGCGGCGTACGGCAGGAGGTCGACCCAGCGCGGCTGCTCGCCGCCGTACCCGTGGAACATCAGTACGGCGGGCCCGGTCGGCTGCTGCGGGCGGATCACCTTGGCGTGCACGCGGTAGCCGCCGGTGCCGTTGAAGTACAGGTGCTGGGCGGTCGCCGTGGTCAGCGGGAAGTCGGCCGCGTCGACGAACGACTCCTCGGCGGCGGTCCCGGCCAGCTCGGCCAGCGCCTTGTCCCAGAACTGGTCGAAGTCGTCCGGGCGCGGGTTGGTGCCCTGGTAGACGCTCAGTTCCTCGGCAGACAGCTCGAACGACAGCACGGGCGACTCCTTCGATCAGATCCGGACAATTTCCACCGCGGATCATTCTGCGCGATCGGCGTCCTCACCGGCAGTGCCGTCCCAGATGGTGTAGCCGTGCGCCGCGTTCAGCCGCTCCCGGAGGTCGGTCGCGAGCTGCTCGTCGCGGCCCGGCGGCAGCCAGCGCACCGGGATCAGGATCGAGCCGTCCTTGTGCTTGGTCCGCAGGACGACGGCCTCGCCGTGCGTGGTCTCGACCCGGCCGACCTCGGTGACGTCGGTCCAGTCGGTCTTCACGCCCCGGACCTCGATCTGGTCCTTGCCGAGCTTCAGCAACGCCGGCGGCCGGAGCAGGATCCACAGTCCGGCCAGCGCGACCAGACCCCCGAGCACGAGGAACACACCCACCACCGCGTCCGGCAGCCCGACCGCCCATGCGATCGCGGCCACGCCGAGCAGGATCAGCCCGGCGGCCGGCACTCCGAGGAACCGCCCTGCCCGCATCCGGTACGTCGTACGCATCGAGCCAGGATCTCAGAAGGCCGGCACCGAGCTTGTAGTGGCATTCCCGATCGCCGTCTTCTCCAGGCTGACCTGCCAGCTGGACTCCGCCGCGAACCGCTGGTCGAACCGTTCGTACGCACACAGATCGGTGAAGCCCCGGCGCCCGGAGTCCCAGTCGGTGCCGGACTTGAAGTACACCGAGTACGCGCCGCGGATTCCGGTCAGCGTCGCTCGCTCGTCGCTCCGAACGTAGATCGAGGCCTGAGGCTTCCGAGGATCGCCCTGGACGACGGCAACCACGACGTCCGAAGTTGTGCCGTTGGTGATCCGCAGCCGGCCGGAGCCGCGAGGCCCTGAGCGCTGGACCACCGCGCCGTTGGCGGCCCGCCGGTCGGGCGTCGCCGGTCGCACCGGCTCCGAGACCCGCAGCGACTTGCCGAAGGTGATCTTCGCCGCGGCAAGTCCCTTGGCCGCCGCGACCATGCTGCTGCTGTTGACGGTGTAGTAGATGTCCCGCTTGGCCTCGTACAGCAGCATCGCCGCGGGCTTGGGGATGCCGCAGCTGGTGGACTTGTCGAGCTTGCCGGTACTGAAGGTCTCCCGGAGGGTGCGGTAGCCGCCGAGGACCGCGCCGACCGAACCGTGCGCCATCCAGAGGCCGTCCGGCTCGGTGACCAGCTGCAGCGCCTTGTCCTCGCGTTCGAGCGCCGCGGCGAGTTGGAGCCGTGCGGCGTCCGTCGCCGCCGGGGTGGTTGCCGCCATCGCCCGCACGAGCAGCGGCCGGAGTCGCTGCTCGATGCCGCTCAACACCTTCTGGTACTGCGCCGCCGACAGCGGCGGTGGGGGAGGCGGAGGCGTCGACGGCGTGGGCGACGTCGTCGGGGGCGCGCTCACCGGCGTCTCGCCGGAGCAGCCCGTCACGACCAAGCCGATGACCACCACGGCAACGGCTGGGACACGCGACGAGATCCTCATCGGCAACAAGTCTGGCAGACGCCGGCCCGGCC
The Kribbella italica DNA segment above includes these coding regions:
- a CDS encoding HIRAN domain-containing protein, with the translated sequence MELNPFSLWGDALWCGQEVVREAPHEQAIRGLFPDPIPARGADLDTAADLVPEPHNRFDPRSIAVRVQGKVVGYLPRDDAHRYHPVLSELVAQGLQPQVPCHLWVSEWEPADWEGKGDQGTEFHASVAVALGQPHMLVPVNLPPPGSFHVLPPGSGIVVPGSEVHPDVLAPFFRPEGECWAYGTMHAVEEDDGINDRHRMVVEIRLDDEAVGRLSPRLSAEFLPAVHYLADMRAETAARVAVRGDRFASEVILYAARSHDLPATWPDGLTRSPVASPTWHYWAGKEAN
- a CDS encoding alpha/beta fold hydrolase, with amino-acid sequence MLSFELSAEELSVYQGTNPRPDDFDQFWDKALAELAGTAAEESFVDAADFPLTTATAQHLYFNGTGGYRVHAKVIRPQQPTGPAVLMFHGYGGEQPRWVDLLPYAARGFTVAALDVREQVGFRTGSQEPNTFSLQNHLVHGLDGGPDSLLYKHVFLDTRRLADLIRALPEVDASRVAATGWSQGGGLTLVCAALTPEIKYAASVYPFLTDYQRAWELNLERGPYDEITTWFKKRDPRHLREQEVFTTLGYIDVQNLAPRIQAEVTLFTGLEDQTCPPSTQYAIYNKLTGVKELRTYPDLGHDDLPGAHDDIYQLIGAKL